One stretch of Bombina bombina isolate aBomBom1 chromosome 7, aBomBom1.pri, whole genome shotgun sequence DNA includes these proteins:
- the GEMIN7 gene encoding gem-associated protein 7, with amino-acid sequence MMETNPPLLPQVPILRLPRPPSPSGRGFDPTSPRALSFAPPVAHQKTRSSLRQLFLHSLLASAGLPVTFTLYQRVAVSAQCFNACDIEGHNFQVSDLQTPLGVQKEALIRGQDIISYSFRL; translated from the exons ATGATGGAGACT AATCCCCCTCTCCTCCCTCAAGTTCCCATCCTCCGACTCCCTCGTCCCCCGTCACCTTCGGGCCGTGGATTTGACCCTACGTCACCCCGCGCACTCTCCTTTGCTCCTCCTGTTGCTCACCAGAAGACCAGATCTTCGCTTCGGCAGCTCTTCCTGCACAGTCTTCTCGCCTCTGCTGGCCTCCCGGTCACCTTCACACTTTACCAGCGAGTCGCCGTCAGTGCTCAGTGCTTCAACGCCTGCGACATAGAGGGACATAACTTCCAGGTGTCAGACCTGCAGACGCCTCTTGGGGTACAAAAGGAGGCGCTGATCCGAGGACAGGATATCATATCTTATTCATTCCGTCTTTAA